One genomic region from Aliarcobacter cryaerophilus ATCC 43158 encodes:
- a CDS encoding trimeric intracellular cation channel family protein yields MSALEIADIIGIISFALSGFLIAVHCKLDILGVFISAFLTAFGGGMTRDVLADRTPYVFTSNLPLSLVIATVLIAMLFKLHKITNLEGKWAFVISDAIGLSSFAITGAIIAIESGFNFLSAVMLAFITAVGGGTIRDVLINRMPFILVSEFYATVALIIGSVVYILEIFELRNLFSLIIVFIFGVVLRVLAYYKKWNLPTLSKEN; encoded by the coding sequence ATGAGCGCTTTAGAGATTGCTGATATTATAGGTATTATCTCTTTTGCTCTAAGTGGTTTTCTAATTGCTGTTCACTGTAAACTCGATATTTTAGGAGTTTTTATCTCTGCATTTTTAACTGCTTTTGGTGGTGGAATGACAAGAGACGTTCTTGCAGATAGAACCCCTTATGTTTTTACTTCAAACTTACCTCTTAGCCTAGTAATTGCAACGGTTTTAATTGCAATGCTATTTAAACTTCATAAAATTACAAATCTTGAAGGTAAATGGGCATTTGTAATATCAGATGCAATTGGTCTATCATCATTTGCAATAACAGGTGCAATAATTGCAATTGAGAGTGGTTTTAACTTCTTAAGTGCTGTAATGTTAGCATTTATAACTGCTGTTGGTGGTGGAACAATTAGAGATGTTTTAATAAATAGAATGCCTTTTATTTTAGTTTCAGAGTTTTATGCAACCGTTGCTTTAATTATTGGAAGTGTTGTTTATATTTTAGAAATTTTTGAACTTAGAAATCTATTTTCACTTATTATTGTTTTCATATTTGGAGTTGTTTTAAGAGTTCTTGCATACTATAAAAAATGGAATCTACCAACTTTATCTAAAGAAAATTAA